DNA sequence from the Terriglobales bacterium genome:
TCGCCGGACGACTATCAGGAATGGCTTCGTGGGGCGGGCGCCTTCGGATCGCTCGCGACGGAAGGACAAAAGGTATTTGCCTCGATGGGATGTCCTACCTGCCACACGGGTGCCGACAACGCACGCGGCCCGAACCTCTACAATCTTTACGGAAGGATGGTTCGCACGGAAGACAATCGCACGGTGCTGGCCGATGAGGGATACATTCGTGAATCGATCCTGAATCCGAGCTCGAAGATCGTATACGGCTTTCAAAACATCATGCCGACGTTCCAGGGTCAGCTCAATGAAGATGAGATGATCCAGATCATCGAGTACATCAAATCACTGACTTATAACGGACAACTACTACAATTGCAGACCAATACCCAGCAGGAACCGCCGGTGAACCTTAATAAGATTCAGCAGGGCGTCGACGTGACCAAGCCGGGTACAAACCAGAATCCGGCGCCGCGCACCAGCGCAGTGCCGGTGACAGAGGAAGCCGCACCTGCGCCGCCGAGTACGCCTCCTGCCAAACAGAACGCGCCAAAGCAGCCCAGAGGCGCCGCGCCACAGGCAAGGCCTAATGGATCACAAGTGGAGCAACGATAGATGAGCACGGCAACGCAGAATTCGCTCGCGCTCGAAATGCCAAGCGATACCTATTTAAATTCCAGCTATGGCGTGAAGTCATGGTTCCTCACGGGGGACCACAAGCGCATTGCAGTGATGTACATTGTGTCCATCAGCCTGATGTTCCTTCTGGGCGGAATTTTTGCCACGCTGGTGCGTCTCGAGTTGCTGACTCCGCAGGGAGACCTGTTCCAGTCCGATACCTACAACAAACTGTTCACCATGCACGGCGTGGTGATGGTCTTTGGTTTCCTGGTTCCGTCGATTCCGGTCACGCTCGGCAACTTCCTGATCCCGATCATGGTTGGCGCGCGCGATCTGGCCTTCCCCAAAATTAACCTGGCAAGCTGGTACATCTACATCATCGGCATGGCGTTCATGCTGGCCGCGATCATCAGCGGCGGCGTCGATACTGGCTGGACCTTCTACACCCCTCTCAGCACGCAGTACCTCACGACTCATGTTATGTTTACGGCGATCGGTATTCTCATCGCCGGATTCTCGTCGATCTTTACCGGCCTGAACTTCATCGTCACCGTGCACCGCATGCGTGCTCCGGGCATGACCTGGTTCCGGCTGCCGCTCTTCGTGTGGGCGAACTACGCGGCCAGCATCATCATGGTGCTGGGAACGCCGGTGCTCGCTATCACGCTGATTCTCGTGGCGCTCGAACGTGGATTGGGCATCGGCATCTTCAATCCGGCGATGGGCGGCGATCCGGTGCTCTTCCAGCACTTGTTCTGGTTCTACTCGCACCCGGCGGTTTACATCATGATCCTCCCGGGATTCGGAGTGATCAGCGAGATCATCCCGTGTTTTGCCCGCAAGCGCATCTTTGGCTATAGCGCCATCGCTTTTTCGAGTATCGCGATCGCCGTATTCGGATTCCTGGTTTGGGCACATCACATGTTCATCGCGGGAATCTCCACGTACTCCGCGCTGATCTTTTCGTTCGTCACCTTCCTGGTTGCGATTCCGTCGGCGATCAAAGTCTTTAACTGGACAGCGACGCTATACAAAGGATCGATTCACTTCGATACGCCGATGCTGTATGCGCTAGCGTTCATCGGGCTATTTACTATTGGCGGGCTTACGGGATTGTTCCTCGGTGCGATCGGGGTTGACGTGCATGTAACGGCGACTTACTTCGTTGTGGCGCACTTCCACTACGTGATGGTGGGAGGCATGCTCGTGGCGTATCTGGCCGGCATGCACTTCTGGTGGCCCAAGATGACCGGCAGGATGTATCCGGAAGCTCCGGCCAAGCTCTCAGCGTTGATCGTCTTCATCGGGTTTAACCTAACGTTCTTCCCACAGTTTATTTTGGGATACATGGGCATGCCGCGCCGGTATCACAGCTATCCACCGGAGTTCCAGGTGCTGAATGTGCTTTCTTCGGCCGGCGCGTCCGTGCTTGCAGTTGGCCTGCTGATGCCGATGTTCTACATGCTGTGGTCGCTCAAGTACGGTGAGGTTGCGGGCAACAATCCTTATCGCGCAACTGGCCTGGAGTGGCAGACTACCTCGCCTCCCCCGACGCATAACTTCCATGAGACACCTATCGTCACTCAGGAAGCCTACGATTACGAAAGCCAGACTGAGGAGGTCGAAGTTGTCGGATAGCCAGACCACGACGCTCCAGCCGGCGCATCAGCACCACGATCCGTCCCTGCTGGTGCAGTTCGATAGCGCTGACCAGCAGAAGGACGCTTCCCAATTCGGGATGTGGGTATTCCTCATCACTGAAATCATGTTCTTCGGTGGACTGTTCGGCGCTTACCTCATCTATCGTAATCTTTACAATCCGGCATTCGTGGCCGCGAGTACGTCGATCGACATCAGGCTTGGAGCCG
Encoded proteins:
- the coxB gene encoding cytochrome c oxidase subunit II; its protein translation is MLPQYFPLFPESASTMSTRVDALYFFILGITIFFTMLVGLLILVFATKYRKEKHPVPVQIHGSIPLEIFWTLVPLGIAMVIFAWGAVLFFQEMHPPKSAMDIYGVGKQWMWKFQHPGGQREINNLHVPVGKAVRMTLISQDVLHSFYVPAFRAQMDVIPGRYTTVWFEATKPGTYHLFCNQYCGTKHSGMVGEVTAMSPDDYQEWLRGAGAFGSLATEGQKVFASMGCPTCHTGADNARGPNLYNLYGRMVRTEDNRTVLADEGYIRESILNPSSKIVYGFQNIMPTFQGQLNEDEMIQIIEYIKSLTYNGQLLQLQTNTQQEPPVNLNKIQQGVDVTKPGTNQNPAPRTSAVPVTEEAAPAPPSTPPAKQNAPKQPRGAAPQARPNGSQVEQR
- the ctaD gene encoding cytochrome c oxidase subunit I; protein product: MSTATQNSLALEMPSDTYLNSSYGVKSWFLTGDHKRIAVMYIVSISLMFLLGGIFATLVRLELLTPQGDLFQSDTYNKLFTMHGVVMVFGFLVPSIPVTLGNFLIPIMVGARDLAFPKINLASWYIYIIGMAFMLAAIISGGVDTGWTFYTPLSTQYLTTHVMFTAIGILIAGFSSIFTGLNFIVTVHRMRAPGMTWFRLPLFVWANYAASIIMVLGTPVLAITLILVALERGLGIGIFNPAMGGDPVLFQHLFWFYSHPAVYIMILPGFGVISEIIPCFARKRIFGYSAIAFSSIAIAVFGFLVWAHHMFIAGISTYSALIFSFVTFLVAIPSAIKVFNWTATLYKGSIHFDTPMLYALAFIGLFTIGGLTGLFLGAIGVDVHVTATYFVVAHFHYVMVGGMLVAYLAGMHFWWPKMTGRMYPEAPAKLSALIVFIGFNLTFFPQFILGYMGMPRRYHSYPPEFQVLNVLSSAGASVLAVGLLMPMFYMLWSLKYGEVAGNNPYRATGLEWQTTSPPPTHNFHETPIVTQEAYDYESQTEEVEVVG